One Acropora palmata chromosome 2, jaAcrPala1.3, whole genome shotgun sequence genomic window, CCAGTCAtcgtttttttcaaattgattcCTCTCCGTGAAATTGCCTCAAGGTACAAAGGTATTTGTATCAATTACGGTGCCAATGGATGAATTTGGGGAGCGTGGATAATACCGGATTGATGCAGGTGCGACTCTAACTGAGCCAAAAATGAAAGTGCTTTTGAAAAAGTGTGTTCTACGTATTCTTTGCCTATTACTATGGGTAGTTTTCAGCGCCTGGCTTTTCGTTCTGATGGAATACACGGAGAAAGATGGTGCgagagaaaaatatcaactgCTGATCTCACTTTACAAGTTCATGGGAACTAAATACAACATGTCGCTCGAAGACTTCAATAACTTCTCTAGAATGGCACATGAGGCCTTGACTGAACCGAAACTGGAGTGGACGATTTTTATAGCTATAGACTTTTTATTTCAAGCCTTCACAACCATAGGTGAGTTGATCtataaaatatctttattcATAAAAAGGCGAATCAAAGTTGACTCGTCCAGGACGTTCTTTGGACCCTAGGTGAAAATTAACGAGCATAACGGCTGATAACAAAGTTAGAATCTTTACAAAATTCAGATTTCTATTTCGCATACTATTTCACAGAACGTTGCACCTAAAGCATATAATTCTAAAAGCGTTCTTTTTGGTCAAATCTTCCATTTGTAAAGAACCTTCATGAGAAACTTGCAGCTGCTGCAAAGTCATACCGCCctaattttaattaaagagCATACTATAAAAAGAGTGCTAAGCTAAGCCATTGTTATGGAATGCTTTTCTTCAACTCTGAGAGGAAtaacttaaaataaaacaagccAGGGTCATTAAAACAAGACGCGATACACTCTAAAACAACTTCTTAATCAGCACAAGAATAACACTGGCGTCGAGACTCTCGTTAGTTCAATGTCGCCTCGACGCCTAAaacccaaaaacaaaagacaaaacagcTGCTGTTATTTGGAATTGCGGCAGCTTCTACTGCTTTTAAGTCAAAGTTATGGcttctcccttttttttctgttgttttgggGTTGGATATCGAAGCAATCACATAAAGAGAGAAGTATAGTTCGAGGTAGCTGGGTGGATAGAGAGAGGCCATCGCATGCGATAAAAAATTCAACACCTTTCGCTTAGTATGGGGTACAAAAATTACTCCGTTTAACCAGCTTCTGTTTGGCTTAATAACAAAGATGCTATAGCTGTATGCGATGCAATCGCGCAGATCATAGGTTTATGTCACGTTCCAGCCTGAACTTttccaggttttttttttgtagctgCACACATTACTCATTTCACTTCGATGATCTCTCTGGCGTCATGCATAGTCATAATTGCACATTTGGCAATGGCCGTGTTTTCACGACAACCGTTATCTAGCTAAACATTCCTGGAGAGAAATTAGTATGAGAGCTTTggctttgagaaaaaaaatcgtcaAAAACAGATGTGGTCTACttaactgcaaaacaggtcgtTTGACTTCTTGAATAGGACAAAAATGGCTGCGAAatgcacaaaaaagaaaaacgctTGTGCAAAACGTGCAAAAGCAGTTTTTGTCTTCATTGTTAATTACGcaattttgtgacattttGTAATGTTCTGTCCCGTCGTCGTCGAGGTTTCTTCAGCTACCTATCGTTGGCCGTGTTTTCACGACAGCAGTTGTCTCGGTTAACATTCCAGAAAGTGGTTTGTTTGCACACTTCGTTAAAAATGATACCTGTTTTACGGGGAAGattaaggccccgtccacacgtatccggatatttttgaatccgcaactttttctttccggatacgaaaatatccgcgtccacacgttatgtgatcacagcgtattcatatcgaattcgcccgtccacacgtattcggattcactccggattcactgaggattgacaaaattgtcccacTGGGCACTGGTTCGTCCAGGTCTAACCCACAATCGTCGAGGACGGCATTGCTTTCCTActcgtttaagttgtttctgccggccgttttgtccggtagataacgtaaagagcttgcagatgtcaagccgccttctggcataacttatttcagcatttagtagagcgacattttgctgcatacaagctaaaagactggaaataagctcaaggagcacagaagctctttgccttcgatcggcggccgtatttaaatttgcgaggtaaacacttgcgccaattttgtgacgtcatcgtatcagaaaatatccgaattcgaccgtccacacgtatccgaaatgttatcggattcaaaaatttccactctggagagcagattcaaaaatttccagatttgcttgcgaattcgccgtatgcgtgtggacggtagccgtatccggaaagaaaaagttgcagattcaaaaatatccggatacgtgtggcaCGGCCTAAATGAGGATAGAGCACGTGCCAATACCTCAATTTTAATAATATGGCGGAAGACTAAAAATTTGAATAACCGCAAGCAACTCCTCATTGGCCGAAATTAATTGCCCATTCGCTTAAGCTACTTGGTTTGGTGGCTTTGATTTAATGAGAATTCTACTAAAATTTGCCGACTCACTTATCTTTAAGCGAGTTGGAAAAGCATGCAACTTACGCGATTTCCTGTTGTTACTCGCTAAGCGACCTAGAAAACCGCTCGTGAAAACAcaaccaatgaaaaaaaagttgtttcgCTTTGTAGGTGCTATTTTCCTGTTTGTACATTTTGCCGTCGTTCTCCTTCTTtgcacgacgtgaaatgacctgttttgtagtTGTCATTTGGGACGTTAAGATCTTCGACGGCGAcatcaacgaaaacgtcacctCAAAACATAACTTTGCTCTATCATAAGTCATTCACGATCATTCCATTTTTGCTCACGGCATACGTTGTTAGCCAAGTATCTTAAATTGGTACGAGTCAGAGATTTCAGGGTGAAAATAGAGGATGAAGGACTCTTCGTTGCATGCTCACGTTATCATTTAATACATcaaatttgttgatttcaCGCGTCGTCGTTATGCAGAGGACctcaaaaatatttgctaagATGCGTGCTGCAGCACACGTGCGGCACGACTATTTATGATCTTTTAACCaatgatatcattgttttgtgaCTGATTTTGCCGCCGCTATCGTTTCTTAAGCTCCCCAATGCGGACGACGTGATGGAAcacctaaaaataaaatttcattttcggTTTGTATCTCCAAACCGCTCacaccaatttaattccaggatagttagtaAACAGTTTGCAAGGaaaacgactttgaataatcgAGGAAAGATTACAACTCGAACGTGaagttgctgtttttttttcaaatcttcctCCTCGCTTCATGATCAAACGTTAACTTACACCAAACCAGTTTGAATAAATTTATATAGCACTCCTTCCTGATCgtttaaatttatctttttgttAGGTTATGGATATATAACTCCTCAAACTCCTGAGGGGAAAACACTCTTCATGATAATTTGTTTGATTGGAATTCCGTTGACGATGATAGCGTTCAAGTCGGTTGGTGAATTAATCTTGATTCTGGTCAACACAATAATTACGAAGTTTGAGGAAAAGATCCTCAAGAGAAGCGAACATACTCATGTACAAGGAAAAAGTGCTTTgctcttgtttgttttcatggtgACATTACTATTTACCTGTGGATGTCTGGAGACATTAGAACATTTAACGTGGTTGGAAGGGACCTACATGTGGTTTGTAACATTAACAACAATTGGCTTTGGCGACTACGTTCCGCTGAAGACGAAGTCACCGCCTTTCCCACCTTTACCATTAAATGGCTCAGATGAAAGTCAATTTGAACCATACGATCCCAAAAATCCGTCGCCAAGAATTATTGAATGGTTCGTGTCATTTTTAGCTATCATTGGCTTTTCCATTGTAGCAGCTGTACTAAATGCCATTGCAGCTGTCTTTGAAGAACGAAAATGGCAGGCACGATGTCGTGGATGCATCCCCAGAAAAATACACAACAGAGAAGAGAATAGAGAAAATGATCCTTCAGACAAATCTGACAATGGCAACAATAGCGTAAAGGCGGATAATTATGGATTTCAGAACGATAGTGTCTCGGCATTCTAGAAATTTAGAGTTTGCAACGAACCGTCCCTTTTTAACAGCGAAGTGTTACTAGCTACGCACCTTCATTAGAATGGTACGGGCCTTGTGGAAGCCTCTTTGATACGTGATCTTTCCTGACCTCGATAAATTCCTCCACCCAGCAGTGGATAGagtttgtatgtatgtatgtatgtatgtatgtatgtatgtatgtatgtatgtatgtatgtatgtatgtatgtgtgttgtgtgtgtgtgtatgtatgtatgtatgtaacattatttatttttcacatgactCGTTTTCCGTTGTTCTTCTATACTGATTGTATTGAATAAACGCCGCTAGTTAGCAATTGTCTTAGAAGCTTGGGGAATATTAGAATTGATAATCTCGCCCCTAAGTGAACATTACAGAAATATTCCCCTCGCAGCACACCCACGTGCATCGCGTTTCACGCACTATGTCACATCTGTTACTGtattacattttaaatacTAGTGAACAGTCGCTATCATTGAAAACGTGAGAATTAATTGGCTTCGCCCCAGATGAATAAATCACTTATCTCCTCGTTGCCTAAAAATAACTCTTACGCATCTGTAAAAAGGGGGTTGGTTTAATTAACCGGCATCACTAAGCGTGAAAAAGGCACGTGGGTTGACCGACactgaaaagaatgaaaggttGGTTTCGAAAGAAATTCCAGATCCGCGTCGGTGGGGTTGTTGTAAAGAATACGGCTGAAAAGAATAGTGTTGAAAAGAATAGCCTCAATTAAGGTCCCTCCCTTGGGAGAACTTATTAGTATTCTGGTTCAATGATATAAAATCAGAAATTTGCAAGGCCTTATTTCTTTTGGAGGGGGGATCTATCGATCGTTCTTGTAAATTAAAACACTTATAATTCGTGTAATAATAAAGATGTAAAGAGCGAAATTTTCTggggggcatgcccccagaccatCCTCGAAAGTAGCGCCTAAGGCGCTACTGAGGCGCGCTGATTAGTATTCTTGTTCGGCCCTTACTATCAAAATATGCTGGATCCGCCCACGAGGACAGTGAGTAGTGGTTGTGAAATTATTTCACCAATTGAAgctacattttcagatgaagcTCGCCTTACGTTCGCTTCTCATCAAGTCGGAAACGTATGCAATGACGACGGGAATGGCAATGATATCGCCACAAATTAGAATTAGTGATGGTGAAAGATAGGCGTGCTCCTGCACGTTCGGCACACATTTAAAACCATTCTCGTCCCAGAGGATGCGATCCATTTGGCCAGCGCCATGGATCTCGATCCATGGCACTGGCCAAATGGATCGCAGCCTCTGGGGACGAGAATGGCTTAAAACAGCTCCGTGCCATCTCTTagaaacaacaacgtgaaattaccacatttgcgGTTTTGAGGACGAGAGCATACAATAGCAAATCTTCGTTTCCCTGCATTTATTTGAACAGCTCTCCTTCCTGTCCAGTTGTAGCGTTCTTTGCCAACGTTGTAAAGCTGAAACAATACGATAATTGATTAATAGCAGTTAATAGTCACAACCGCCTGAATGTCTAATTTCAAatgacatttttcttctctgtAAACAAACAACTGTCAGTTAAACCAAAAGCATTAAGCGCTCACTTCGATCGCCTTAACACGTTCTGCACCTCTCAAAATAGCGAATTGCACCTGTTCATTGAATATTTATGTCATTTACTTTAATCGTGGCTTTCATATTTTACATGTCatcaaagaaactgtggtcaTCTGTTTGTGACTAGGAAATCCCCAGGGAATTAATTGGCTGAAtatttttccctttgtttcGGGTGAATTGGTAGCCTCTAAAAATGGTCACGTGGGTAATATCCTTCATTAAGAAATCGTCGTTCAATTAAACGCGCACATCATTCGATCAGCATAAAAATACAGAACCTCTATACACTTGCACGATCTATGTTTACACAGCTTGAAAGTATCACTAATGGATCCGTTGCATAAGAAAGTGATTTTTCGATCTCTGGGATTTCTGCTGCTTTGGTCTTTGAGTTCGTGTGTTTTCGTTGTGATCGAACACACAGATGAAGACGATGTTGAAGTCAAAAGGAAGATGTTGTGGTCTGCATTCGAGGCCATGGCGTCAAAATACAACATGTCGATTAAGgactttaattatttttccaacGTGGCGTACGAGGCCTTGAGCGAGCCCAAAATGCAATGGACATTTATTACGGCAATGAGGTTTGTCTTCCAAGCGGTAACGACAATAGGTAAGCGAGCCATTTCAGCAAGTGTAATTTTACGAGAAGACTGTTGTTTGGGTACGTATATGTCCTGATCGAACGAAAATAGAGGATTGTACAACCTTTGAAGTGTTAAGTTGTTTACCAGGGCAAGTCAATTGCGCACATAGTCGgatgatgattattttatGTTCTTGCCTTATGCCAATATTTCCTTTAACAGTGCTCTCATCGATCGTGCTATTAATAAATGCGCAAGATTACGATGTTAATTTGCGAATGAAGTGATGCGCACACATTGATGATGTTGACCAGCTGAAAAGCAACTggcagataaaaaaaaacactgattGTTTCTTAAAAAGACATTTATCATTAATCACCTCATTTCGTCTTCTTATCCAACAATGAAAAATTGGTCTCCCACAATTTAAATTAATCTCATGTTTCGCTGCATTCAATTCACTGATacataattaaaattttcGTCAATAAATACCCTGAAAAGATTATGATGGCGACTTGTCGAGCGTTGGGCCTTTGTCAGAGCTAATCACAAAGGACTCACGCCCGAAACATAAgcgtcttctttttttttttttgtacggtgaaaatttaacccttttcaactcgtttgatacaaAATTTCGCGTCTCACTTCCCCAACAATGTGGCATCGCAATTTCGTTTGAAACTAAACCTTCCATTCGTTTATTTTCCGAACTGCAAAGTCTTTCATGGAAAAAATGAGTTGTTATTCACAGTAACAACGCAGAAAAATATACTGAAAAACGTAACAATCGCTTGCATATTCGTTCTGATTAAAAATAGATTGCTGGCGCGTTGGCATCTTGCCGACCTTTCATCTCAGGAACCAAATTGTCGCTTCTGCGTGTGATCGACTTTTCCCGGATGTGAATTTCTGGTTCCTGATCGCTCCTCCGAAAATTAGAAAAGGTCGACCCCATTTTAAAAGCTCTCTTGGAAATCCGACTCAATTATAAATCAACCGAGCCGGGAAACACACCTTTTCCTTATTCCTAGAACAGAACGATATATGCATCCCACTCTCTCGGGGATTGAGATAATTAAGACAGGTCATATAAAAATCACACTATCTTTTCTTTGGCAGGTTATGGTTTCATCACACCCCAGACACCTCAAGGACAGTTGATGTGTATTCTTGTTTCACTACTGGGAATTCCAATCACAGTACTGGCATTCAAATCCATAGGTGAACTGATCGCCAGATGTGTTAACAACATCGTCGAAAATTTCGAAATGAAAATTCTGAAGAGAGAGGAACCAAAAAGAATGCGGAAGAAAAGCGTAGCGTTGCTAACACTTCTTACCTTGGTCCTTGTCACAGCTAACGGATTTATTATGATGGATCTTTTTCAGTGGACTTTCATTGAATCAGTGTATTTCTGGTTTGTAACTTTGACGACAATTGGATTCGGAGATTTTGCGCCAGTTACCTCTCAAAGAATTGAGAAATTATCTATCAATGTCTCCAAAAGGCACCAAAAGGAGAAGGGGATAGCAACTTTGGTAAATCACACGTCCAATCTTTTCACCGGTCTTTTCTATTCATTTTATCTCACCTTTTGTCTGTGTATGGTCTCCAGCATATTGAATTCTATCGTGTCGGCCATTGAAGAGAGCAAATTTCGCCCGCCATGTCCCGGATGTATCCCAAGCGACGTCAAGGACTGTGAGGCTGATGGTGAAGAAGACGTCTCTTCTGAACGCCGTCCTACTGAGTTGCCATTTTCTAATACGAAAAACTTTGGAATCCATAGGAAAGAGAATGATTCAAGTTAGAAGAAAGCAGGATAGATTCCCTAGTTCAATCAGGAAgctgaattctttttttttgtatttacaATATAACAACTACACTTTACAAACATTATATATCACTACAATTAGAACTTAATACAGACTATATTAGATATAAATTGTTTAACTTGACTACTTACAATACTAACactaattatttttttttattgaaatgaaGTTGTAATTAAAGCGGTTCAATTCATTAATAAACTAATAACATTAATAAACTTCTTCAAAGTATATCTAGAGCATAAAGTGGACTTCATATTAAAATTATCCATGTTGCCCATTTTGACTGATACAAACTTCTCTGTTTCAATCTAGATCTTGGCTTTAAATGTAGTTAACCCTAGCTTTCCCTCCcgtaagtgccaattggcaattataaattttactctgtctaacgccagacgattttacttgtcaacggggaaccccttgggagggCAAGGGTTAAGGTAGGATGTATCTGATTTCTTCTACGTTGCCATAGATATAATTTGGCTATAAGTAGTAAGAAGTTAAGTAAGGGGTATTTTCACACAATATACCAACTATAACGTTTGTATAGTAAGGTGGACGAATTCCGGATCCTTTGTCATTAGATAAAAGAAATACTCAAAATCCTCCCAAAAGCATAGAGCATGGCCACATGGtgaagtgtttttgttttcaatttagagAATGGATTTTTCTCATCTGAAGTATATCCTATCTTACACAGATTTGGATTTTTAAATAGTATTGAATTAAGAACTTTGTattaaaatgcttttgaatACAGTTCAACTTACTCCTCATGATGAAGTAAACTGATCTTTGGCAAAAACTTCTCTAAGATGTTGAGCAGTTTTAAGAAACTAGACCTTTGAGCCTTTGTTAATGTGGAATAGTTCCCAGACTTCTTTTTTAGCACATCAAACTCTTTATTGTCAATCAACAATGTGAATAACAATTTCGTCGGTGTTTTACCATTTGTTTTAAGGTGTGATGGGACTGAGTGACGAAGTCCAGCACAGATGAAGAAATAagttttaatctttttttcttcagtaatCTTGAGCGAGTTTGAATTATCTTTATCAAAAGAAGTTAATGCAATCAGcttcttttttaaatcaaaattacaACTCCGTAGGAATTTAGACTCCCATGCGACATGATAATCTCACCTCGCCCTTCATTTTACATTGTCTTCCagtatctttttttaaatgtgtcTCTCATAAAAAATAGATATCCGCCTTTCTTTTTATAGTTCGGCACCACTGAAGTGAAAATCGTCCACCTTTTCCCAAAGTTGCTAATACCCCTTACATTGACAGAAACTAATTTAGATGTATCCCGGTAAAACCATTTAGATTCCATTATTGAAACTACATCTGTAAAACGGAAAGTAGAGAAACAGCTACAAAATCAGATCTAAAAGTATATGTTTAAACAAAGCGAGCACTTTTTGGCTATGCGCCTATGGTCCAAGACAATAAATGAACAAGTCACATTACATGAGGCAACAtcatgaaagaaacaaacaaaagggaTATAAGGGCACTAACCTAAATGGTAAACAAATTATATCAGTCGTTTTAAAACATAACGAGTAACAAATGCCACCAGgcattaataataacattatgtTAAACAGCAGAAGAATTAATGAAACCCTTACCTTATTATAATCCGTAGCAAAAGCTGCACGAACCCTTCCTGAAGCAAAACCTTTCGTATCTTTCAGTCCACCTCACCAAGTTAGCTCCCTCATCGCCACAAGTAGATACGATATAAAAATTGTAAGTGCATAtggaataaattataattcaCTCTATCGTGTCAGCTCTGAAAAAGACtagtaataatcagagattagaaaagtaTGTTCGATATGTTTTTTGCTTTATAACTGATATTTGCGtgtttttttggctgaccaccTACTACATACATGGTCATAAT contains:
- the LOC141874338 gene encoding potassium channel subfamily K member 15-like, with translation MKVLLKKCVLRILCLLLWVVFSAWLFVLMEYTEKDGAREKYQLLISLYKFMGTKYNMSLEDFNNFSRMAHEALTEPKLEWTIFIAIDFLFQAFTTIGYGYITPQTPEGKTLFMIICLIGIPLTMIAFKSVGELILILVNTIITKFEEKILKRSEHTHVQGKSALLLFVFMVTLLFTCGCLETLEHLTWLEGTYMWFVTLTTIGFGDYVPLKTKSPPFPPLPLNGSDESQFEPYDPKNPSPRIIEWFVSFLAIIGFSIVAAVLNAIAAVFEERKWQARCRGCIPRKIHNREENRENDPSDKSDNGNNSVKADNYGFQNDSVSAF
- the LOC141874337 gene encoding two pore potassium channel protein sup-9-like; the encoded protein is MDPLHKKVIFRSLGFLLLWSLSSCVFVVIEHTDEDDVEVKRKMLWSAFEAMASKYNMSIKDFNYFSNVAYEALSEPKMQWTFITAMRFVFQAVTTIGYGFITPQTPQGQLMCILVSLLGIPITVLAFKSIGELIARCVNNIVENFEMKILKREEPKRMRKKSVALLTLLTLVLVTANGFIMMDLFQWTFIESVYFWFVTLTTIGFGDFAPVTSQRIEKLSINVSKRHQKEKGIATLVNHTSNLFTGLFYSFYLTFCLCMVSSILNSIVSAIEESKFRPPCPGCIPSDVKDCEADGEEDVSSERRPTELPFSNTKNFGIHRKENDSS